A genomic stretch from Pochonia chlamydosporia 170 chromosome 4, whole genome shotgun sequence includes:
- a CDS encoding solute carrier family 25 member 42 (similar to Verticillium alfalfae VaMs.102 XP_003002470.1) — translation MSALKGPQLQSPQPAPSNVQMQTPDSGLSRPPQAVPAPDPFLGFKERISQPVIAAFCAGGVAGAVSRTVVSPLERLKILLQVQSAGRNAYKLSVGQALGKMWKEEGWRGFMRGNGTNCIRIVPYSAVQFSSYNFYKRNIFESYPGQDLAPFTRLVCGGIAGITSVFFTYPLDIVRTRLSIQTASFAELGSKPVHMPGMWATMTQMYKTEGGMAALYRGIIPTVAGVAPYVGLNFMVYESVRKYLTYDGEQNPSASRKLLAGAISGAVAQTFTYPFDVLRRRFQINTMSGMGYQYKGVFDAIRVIVGQEGIRGLYKGIVPNLLKVAPSMASSWLSFEMTRDFLTGLNPEVSQQAL, via the exons ATGTCTGCACTAAAAGGACCTCAATTACAATCGCCGCAGCCGGCTCCGTCAAACGTTCAGATGCAGACCCCCGATTCTGGTCTATCACGGCCGCCGCAGGCCGTTCCTGCTCCCGACCCCTTCCTCGGTTTCAAGGAGCGGATCTCGCAACCCGTTATTGCAGCATTTTGCGCCGGTGGTGTCGCTGGTGCCGTCTCCAGAACAGTTGTCTCGCCGTTGGAACGATTAAAAATCCTGCTGCAGGTGCAGAGTGCCGGGCGGAACGCCTACAAGCTGTCTGTCGGCCAGGCATTGGGGAAAATGTGGAAGGAGGAAGGATGGAGGGGCTTTATGCGCGGGAACGGAACGAATTGCATTCGCATTGTGCCTTATTCTGCTGTGCAGTTTAGCAGTTACAACTTTTATAAACGA AATATCTTTGAGTCCTATCCAGGGCAAGACCTGGCACCATTTACCCGACTGGTGTGTGGTGGCATCGCAGGCATTAcctccgtcttcttcacaTATCCCCTCGATATCGTACGAACGAGACTTTCCATCCAGACCGCTAGCTTTGCAGAGTTGGGGTCAAAACCCGTACATATGCCCGGCATGTGGGCTACCATGACTCAAATGTACAAGACGGAGGGTGGTATGGCAGCATTGTACCGTGGCATTATCCCGactgttgctggtgttgcgCCATAT GTCGGCCTTAACTTTATGGTTTACGAATCTGTCCGAAAATACTTGACCTACGACGGCGAACAAAACCCGAGCGCATCAAGAAAACTGCTGGCTGGCGCTATTTCCGGAGCTGTTGCTCAAACGTTTACTTACCCATT TGACGTGCTTCGACGACGCTTCCAAATCAACACCATGTCCGGTATGGGATACCAATACAAGGGTGTTTTCGACGCCATTAGAGTCATTGTCGGTCAAGAAGGCATACGCGGCCTTTACAAGGGCATTGTTCCAAATCTTCTCAAGGTTGCCCCGAGCATGGCCTCAAGTTGGCTGAGTTTCGAAATGACCCGCGACTTCTTGACTGGCCTGAACCCAGAAGTGAGCCAACAGGCTCTGTAA
- a CDS encoding oligosaccharyl transferase subunit (similar to Metarhizium acridum CQMa 102 XP_007807135.1) → MRFLSVLASASALVASAFAAEQSSEERFVKFNRLARHSTPLYLNDVSYKSLTSTPRDYSVAIVLTAQDARFGCQLCRDFKPEWDLVAQSWARGDKRQESRLFFAVLDFTEGRDTFMSLGLQTAPVLMLFPPTTGPHAVASVEPIRYDFTTGPPTAEQVRNWLARHLPDRPHPEIKRPINWLKWASLFTFVAGAVTALVSASPYILPIIQSRNLWAAGSMIAILLFISGHMFNHIRKVPYVAGDGKGGITYFTSGFQNQLGLEVQIVAALYGVLSFCTIALATKVPRMTSPKSQSVAVLVWGAAMFFIYSFLLSVFRIKNSSYPFSLPPFM, encoded by the exons ATGCGTTTCCTGTCTGTCCTAGCATCGGCCAGTGCGCTTGTCGCCAGTGCCTTTGCGGCCGAGCAATCTAGCGAGGAGCGATtcgtcaagttcaaccgTCTGGCTCGTCACTCGACACCCCTCTATCTCAACGATGTTTCGTACAAATCATTGACCAGCACGCCTCGAGACTATTCCGTCGCCATTGTCCTGACTGCCCAGGATGCACGATTTGGATGCCAGCTGTGTCGGGATTTCAAGCCGGAGTGGGATTTGGTTGCGCAGAGTTGGGCTCGAGGTGACAAGCGTCAAGAATCTAGGCTATTCTTTGCAGTTTTGGACTTTACTGAGGGCAGAGACACCTTCATGTCG CTCGGTCTTCAAACAGCTCCCGTCTTGATGCTGTTCCCTCCTACCACTGGACCTCATGCCGTTGCCTCTGTTGAACCCATTCGATATGACTTCACTACAGG ACCTCCTACCGCCGAGCAGGTCCGAAACTGGCTCGCCAGGCACCTACCTGACCGTCCTCACCCCGAGATCAAGCGCCCTATCAACTGGTTGAAATGGGCATCTCTCTTCACCTTCGTTGCGGGCGCCGTTACTGCACTGGTCTCGGCTTCGCCATACATTCTGCCAATTATCCAGAGCCGAAATCTCTGGGCTGCCGGCAGCATGATCGCCATCCTTCTCTTCATCAGCGGCCACATGTTCAATCACATTCGAAAGGTCCCCTACGTTGCTGGAGACGGAAAGGGAGGCATCACTTACTTCACCTCGGGTTTCCAAAAccagcttgggcttgaaGTCCAGATTGTAGCTGCATTGT ACGGTGTCCTGAGCTTCTGCACCATTGCCCTTGCCACCAAGGTTCCGCGAATGACCAGCCCCAAGTCACAGTCTGTTGCGGTCTTGGTCTGGGGAGCTGCCATGTTCTTCATCTACAGCTTCTTGCTGAGCGTGTTCCGTATCAAGAACTCGAGCTACCCTTTCTCACTGCCACCATTCATGTGA
- a CDS encoding fimbrin (similar to Aspergillus terreus NIH2624 XP_001209536.1) — MNVLKLQRKFPQFPQNEIFALSDAFQRLDVDDKGYLDEATAIKATQQSENQPYDVVRQALKEVELDSSRRVELEDYVGLISKLRDSSPAQKRLSTGPTPASPSGVVAQRTGGHASKGSVGGKIQVQGSSANVTHTINEDERTEFTRHINAVLAGDADIGNRLPFPTDTFEMFDECKDGLVLAKLINDSVPDTIDERVLNVAGRKIKSLNAFHMTENNNIVIESAKGIGCSVVNIGAGDIIEVREHLILGLIWQIIRRGLLGKIDIKLHPELYRLLEDGETLEQFLRLPPEQILLRWFNYHLKAANWPRRVNNFSNDVKDGENYAVLMAQIGPEYGCTRAPLQTNDLLQRAEEVLQEADKLGCRKFLTPKSLVAGNPKLNLAFVANLFNNHPALDPITEEEKLEVEDFDAEGDREARVFTLWLNSLDVQPAVASFFDDLRNGYILLQAYDKVIKGSVNMRRVNKPKPRSSDAPYYHDPENENPEDLLQMSRFKSLENTNYVIELGIQNRFSLPSTQGADITDGQRTLTLGLVWQLMRKDINVTLSSLAKKLGKSEITDSEMVRWANDMSRQGGRNSSIRSFKDPSIASGVFLLDVLNGMKSSYVDYDLVTAGKTDEEAYMNAKLSISIARKLGATIWLVPEDICQVRSRLVTTFIGSLMATHEKM, encoded by the exons ATGAATGTCCTCAAACTGCAAAG AAAATTTCCCCAGTTTCCTCAAAATGAAATTTTTGCGCTCTCCGACGCCTTCCAGCGCCTCGATGTCGACGACAAGGGCTACCTAGACGAAGCTACTGCCATCAAGGCGACTCAACAGAGTGAAAATCAGCCATACGACGTCGTGCGACAAGCTCTTAAAGAGGTTGAGCTGGACTCTTCGCGACGTGTAGAGCTCGAAGACTACGTTGGA CTTATTTCCAAACTCCGCGACTCTTCGCCAGCCCAGAAACGGCTCTCAACCGGCCCTACACCAGCTAGCCCCAGCGGTGTCGTGGCTCAACGCACTGGCGGCCATGCATCCAAGGGCAGCGTCGGCGGGAAGATCCAGGTCCAAGGTTCGAGCGCCAACGTCACCCATACCATCAACGAAGATGAGAGGACCGAATTTACTCGTCACATCAATGCTGTTTTGGCTGGCGACGCCGATATTGGCAATCGTTTGCCCTTCCCCACAGACACTTTCGAAATGTTCGACGAGTGTAAGGACGGTCTTGTCTTggccaagctcatcaacgacaGCGTACCCGACACCATTGATGAGCGTGTTCTCAACGTAGCTGGTCGCAAGATCAAATCCCTCAATGCTTTCCACATGACTGAGAACAACAACATTGTCATTGAGTCCGCCAAAGGTATCGGCTGCTCCGTTGTCAACATTGGCGCTGGAGACATTATCGAAGTGCGTGAGCATCTCATCCTTGGTCTGATCTGGCAAATTATTCGACGAGGCCTGCTCGGCAAGATTGATATCAAGCTCCATCCCGAACTGTATCGTCTTCTGGAAGACGGTGAGACTCTGGAGCAATTCCTTCGTCTCCCTCCTGAGCAGATTCTCCTCCGGTGGTTCAACTACCACCTCAAGGCTGCcaactggccaagaag GGTCAACAACTTCTCAAACGACGTCAAAGATGGTGAAAATTATGCCGTCCTCATGGCACAAATTGGTCCCGAATACGGCTGCACCCGTGCACCGCTCCAAACGAACGACCTCCTTCAACGAGCCGAGGAAGTCCTGCAAGAAGCCGACAAATTGGGCTGCCGCAAATTCCTGACCCCCAAGTCCCTCGTCGCCGGTAACCCCAAGCTCAACCTTGCCTTTGTGGCTAATCTCTTCAATAATCATCCTGCCCTCGACCCCATCACGGAAGaggagaagcttgaagtCGAAGACTTTGATGCTGAAGGTGACCGCGAAGCCCGAGTTTTCACACTCTGGCTCAACAGTCTCGACGTGCAGCCTGCTGTCGCATCCTTCTTCGACGACCTCCGCAACGGATATATCCTTCTCCAAGCCTACGACAAGGTTATCAAGGGTAGCGTAAACATGAGGCGCGtcaacaagcccaagcccagaTCCAGTGACGCCCCTTACTACCACGATCCCGAAAACGAGAACCCTGAGGATCTTCTTCAAATGTCTCGTTTCAAGTCTTTGGAGAATACAAACTACGTCATTGAGCTCGGTATACAAAACAGATTCTCGCTGCCCAGCACTCAAGGCGCCGATATTACTGACGGCCAGCGAACACTCACTCTTGGCCTTGTATGGCAGCTCATGCGCAAGGACATCAATGTTACTTTATCTTCGCTcgccaagaagctgggcaaGAGCGAAATCACCGACTCTGAGATGGTTCGCTGGGCAAACGACATGTCTCGCCAAGGTGGCAGAAACTCCTCGATCCGCAGCTTCAAGGATCCTTCCATCGCCTCCGGCGTGTTCCTGCTGGATGTGCTGAATGGCATGAAGAGCAGTTATGTCGACTACGACCTCGTTACGGCGGGCAAGACGGATGAGGAGGCATACATGAACGCGAAATTGAGtatcagcattgccagaAAGCTGGGCGCGACTATCTGGTTGGTGCCGGAGGATATTTGCCAGGTTCGAAGTCGCTTGGTGACTACTTTTATTG GTTCTCTGATGGCAACACACGAAAAGATGTAG
- a CDS encoding acyl-CoA/sterol acyltransferase (similar to Zymoseptoria tritici IPO323 XP_003851483.1) gives MHRTLTQTPEERPLSAPPPADVDAVNGQPPDQRPRHAQPRSLGEALREAGISLESSATGSETPSEEDYDENVRPAYDIKGKDEQELRKRKPGRRVSKKELLSAQVDSTIVRDGSGGIRIYPENDLALQKFLQRTSESVKYPDKAIKQKRKFRDHLFTHQFSAFDSHNSVAANSPFHGFYTLFWLAVALFVLKISVTNWRVYGTPLGSNEIMKTMFHRDVIVLLLSDGVMCGLTGVSWLIQKLVYYQVLDWDSSGWIVQNIWQTMFITGIIGWTHVRNWPWTHTVFFVLHGIIMLMKQHSYAFYNGHLSTVYSMRLFLLSKLKQLDLVHPSEKTSSAVPTVSSLSTDHLRVPPTAVERRHSLSQVPKTEETDIDKIAKAIASREPLNDEQIETFERIIKWEVDALADELRGTSSNPNKAYPNNLTFLGHYEWIPLPTLVYELEYPRSQEISWKYVAEKLVAMVGVLFVMNQVAQYSIYPVVMKTVQMKENGLPLAARFQEFPLLLLDLIFPFMMEYLLVWYLIWETILNVLAELTYFADRSFYDAWWNSVSWDQFARDWNRPVHVFLLRHVYHSSISSMKVNKHTATLITFFLSACIHELVMWCLFNKLRGYLLVLQMCQLPLVRLSRTKWLKGQKTLGNLIFWLGIFTGPSLLCSLYLIL, from the exons ATGCATCGCACCTTGACCCAGACACCAGAGGAGCGGCCCCTCAGCGCCCCGCCACCTGCCGATGTGGATGCTGTCAACGGCCAGCCTCCGGATCAACGTCCTCGCCATGCACAGCCGAGATCACTTGGTGAAGCTCTGCGGGAGGCAGGCATATCGTTAGAAAGCTCTGCTACTGGATCCGAAACACCCAGCGAAGAGGATTACGATGAAAATGTGCGACCTGCATATGacatcaagggcaaggatgagcaggagttgaggaagagaaagccGGGGAGACGAGTCTCGAAAAAGGAGCTGCTTTCTGCACAAGTTGACTCGACTATAGTTCGAGATGGCTCAGGTGGAATAAGAATATATCCCGAAAACGACCTGGCTTTGCAAAAATTTCTGCAGCGCACCTCGGAAAGCGTCAAGTATCCGGACAAGGCCATAAAGCAGAAGCGGAAATTCCGTGACCATCTTTTCACACATCAATTTTCGGCATTTGATTCGCATAATTCGGTGGCGGCTAATAGTCCTTTTCATGGATTTTATACGCTcttttggctggctgtggcaTTGTTTGTATTGAAGATATCCGTGACTAATTGGAGGGTATATGGTACGCCGCTGGGATCGAATGAGATTATGAAGACAATGTTTCACCGCGATG TTATTGTCCTTTTGCTCTCGGATGGAGTCATGTGTGGACTTACTGGCGTGAGCTGGCTCATCCAGAAACTGGTGTACTACCAGGTGCTCGATTGGGACAGCAGTGGGTGGATTGTGCAAAAT ATCTGGCAAACTATGTTCATCACCGGCATCATTGGCTGGACGCACGTCCGCAATTGGCCGTGGACACATACCGTTTTTTTTGTACTtcatggcatcatcatgcttATGAAGCAGCATTCTTACGCATTTTACAATGGACATCTCTCCACGGTTTACTCAATGCGATTATTCCTTCTATCAAAGCTCAAGCAACTCGACCTAGTTCATCCATCAGAAAAGACGTCATCTGCTGTCCCAACCGTCTCCAGTCTGTCAACCGACCATCTTCGAGTTCCACCTACCGCCGTGGAGCGCCGCCATTCTCTCTCGCAAGTGCCCAAAACTGAAGAGACTGATATTGACAAGATTGCTAAAGCAATTGCTTCTCGTGAACCTCTAAATGATGAGCAAATCGAGACGTTTGAACGAATCATCAAGTGGGAAGTCGATGCCCTGGCAGACGAACTTAGAGGAACATCGAGTAATCCAAACAAAGCATATCCGAACAATTTGACATTCTTGGGACACTACGAATGGATACCTCTACCAACGCTGGTTTATGAACTGGAATATCCTCGGTCACAAGAAATCAGCTGGAAGTATGTTGCAGAAAAGCTGGTCGCCATGGTTGGTGTATTGTTCGTGATGAACCAAGTCGCACAATATTCCATAT ATCCCGTGGTAATGAAAACCGTACAGATGAAGGAAAATGGACTTCCACTAGCTGCTCGGTTTCAAGAATTCCCTCTACTCTTGCTTGACCTCATCTTCCCCTTCATGATGGAGTATCTA CTCGTCTGGTATCTAATTTGGGAAACTATTCTCAACGTCCTCGCCGAACTCACGTATTTCGCTGACCGTAGTTTCTACGACGCCTGGTGGAATAGCG TATCCTGGGACCAATTTGCCCGCGATTGGAACCGCCCCGTACACGTCTTTCTCCTCCGCCACGTTTACCActcatccatctcatccatgAAGGTCAACAAACATACAGCCACgctcatcaccttcttcttATCAGCCTGCATTCACGAACTCGTCATGTGGTGTCTCTTTAATAAGCTGAGAGGCTACTTGCTCGTTTTGCAAATGTGTCAGCTTCCA TTGGTTCGACTCAGTCGCACAAAGTGGCTCAAGGGCCAAAAGACGTTGGGAAATCTGATTTTCTGGTTGGGTATTTTCACGGGACCAAGCTTGTTGTGCAGTTTGTATCTCATTCTGTGA
- a CDS encoding ribosomal RNA methyltransferase MRM2 (similar to Metarhizium robertsii ARSEF 23 XP_007824424.2) yields MAAKNPLHLLTSSLCKRHCPSPYRLAATLFPESQRRCSSSNSRWKQRQGRDMFARDAKVQGLKSRAAFKLLEMDSKYRLFKPGQTVVDLGYAPGSWSQVAQERTRPNGRVIGIDLIPAQPPRGVATFQGDFLSPAVQKLVREFIARTGRQPAKKTEAEEIETLSYIDKERHASEEADGNGSASVDVVLSDMSAPWDQTSGYTSNTLTNPYHRLMNTSGVAFRDHAGSMDLCNAALQFASDTLRPGGHFVCKFYQGSEDKKLEERLRKLFGKVSREKPESSRSESRETYFIALKRKAGVLVEDV; encoded by the exons ATGGCGGCGAAAAAcccccttcatcttcttACATCCAGCCTTTGCAAACGCCATTGTCCAAGTCCATACCGTCTCGCGGCCACATTATTCCCAGAATCTCAGAGAAGATGCTCGTCGTCAAACTCGCGATGGAAGCAACGCCAAGGAAGGGACATGTTCGCAAGAGACGCAAAAGTGCAGGGTCTAAAAAGTAGAGCTGCCTTTAAGCTCCTGGAG ATGGACTCCAAGTACAGACTTTTCAAACCGGGACAAACTGTTGTAGATCTG GGATACGCGCCTGGTAGCTGGTCACAA GTCGCGCAAgaaagaaccagaccaaacggGAGAGTCATAGGTATTGACCTCATACCTGCGCAACCACCACGGGGCGTGGCTACTTTCCAAGGAGACTTCTTGTCACCGGCCGTGCAGAAGCTCGTGAGAGAGTTTATTGCCCGCACGGGCAGACAACCTGCCAAGAAGacggaggcggaggagattgagacgTTGAGCTACATTGATAAGGAGAGACATGCTTCAGAGGAGGCAGATGGGAATGGATCTGCCTCAGTAGAT GTTGTTCTAAGTGACATGTCAGCACCCTGGGACCAAACTTCCGGCTATACATCGAACACGTTGACCAATCCGTATCATAGGCTGATGAACACGAGCGGCGTTGCGTTTCGAGACCACGCAGGTAGTATG GATTTGTGCAATGCGGCGCTGCAATTCGCTAGCGACACACTTAGACCGGGTGGGCATTTCGTGTGCAAGTTTTACCAGGGGAGTGAGGATAAGAAATTGGAGGAGAGGCTGAGGAAGTTGTTTGGGAAGGTGTCTAGGGAGAAGCCTGAATCTTCGAGGAGT GAGAGCAGAGAGACGTATTTTATTGCGTTGAAGCGCAAGGCGGGTGTTCTGGTTGAGGATGTATGA
- a CDS encoding zinc finger domain-containing protein (similar to Metarhizium robertsii ARSEF 23 XP_007824417.1), whose protein sequence is MSICKSCEEPLVLRLDDDADNDDTETAETVPDDLELGCGCHFHWECLMEDASSVALSLKCPSCGTYLPQNEAGGSSTNQFRQSSAAAILAQYTNEGGVQKDLNIMDSITEEAYIQNHPEARPARAFHVMCAEGDIAGIIDLLRDASEEGADVGSIIRYQDPLADMKSGLHLAIEDHQEEIVWTLLWLSSTVSTDVFPPLVRQTAEGVGLGRLDVDADADIRRLRNSQGLVAEVIAQRNPGSLSTLLEAGILSP, encoded by the exons ATGTCCATTTGCAAATCTTGTGAAGAACCGCTCGTCTTGCGgctcgacgacgacgccgacaACGATGATACTGAAACTGCCGAGACTGTTCCTGATGATCTGGAGCTTGGTTGTGGATGCCACTTCCACTG GGAATGCCTTATGGAAGATGCATCCTCAGTAGCACTATCTCTAAAATGCCCAAGCTGCGGAACATATCTACCTCAGAATGAGGCAGGCGGCTCATCTACAAACCAATTCCGACAGAGTtccgctgccgccattctAGCCCAGTACACCAATGAAGGCGGCGTGCAAAAGGACCTCAACATCATGGATTCAATCACCGAAGAGGCGTATATCCAGAATCATCCCGAGGCACGACCTGCGAGAGCTTTTCATGTCATGTGTGCGGAAGGGGATATCGCAGGCATTATTGACTTGTTAAGAGACGCGAGCGAAGAGGGTGCCGATGTGGGCAGCATTATTCGGTATCAAGACCCATTGGCGGACATGAAGAGCGGATTGCATTTGGCTATTGAAGATCACCAAGAGGAGATTGTATGGACCCTGCTATGGTTATCTTCTACGGTCTCTACGGATGTTTTCCCCCCTCTCGTTCGACAGACAGCCGAGGGTGTCGGATTGGGACGATTGGATgtggatgcggatgcagACATTCGGCGCTTGAGAAATTCTCAGGGCCTGGTGGCGGAGGTTATCGCCCAGCGAAATCCAGGGTCGCTGTCAACATTGCTTGAGGCTGGTATTTTGAgtccttga
- a CDS encoding eukaryotic ribosomal protein L18 (similar to Colletotrichum graminicola M1.001 XP_008098079.1): MADDGNFSPSGIDLNRHHVKGTHRQNPKSDNVYLKLLVKLYRFLSRRTDASFNKVVLRRLFMSKINRPPVSLSRIVGNINKEGEKRTVVVVGTVTDDNRLLEFPKVTVAALRFTATARARIIKAGGEAITLDQLALRAPTGSNTLILRGPKNSREAVKHFGMGPHKNKKPHVVSKGRKFERARGRRRSRGFKV; encoded by the exons ATGGCTGACGATGGAAACTTCTCACCTTCAGGTATCGATCTTAACCGCCACCACGTCAAGGGCACTCATCGCCAGAACCCCAAGAGCGACAATGTCTACCTCAAGctcttggtgaagctgtaCCGCTTCCTGTCTC GCCGCACGGAtgccagcttcaacaagGTTGTCCTCCGACGTCTCTTCATGTCCAAGATCAACCGACCCCCCGTCTCGCTGTCCCGCATCGtcggcaacatcaacaaggagGGTGAGAAGCGCACCGTCGTTGTTGTCGGCACCGTCACCGACGACAACCGCCTCCTCGAGTTCCCCAAGGTCACTGTCGCTGCTCTGCGATTCACCGCCACTGCTCGCGCCCGCATCATCAAGGCTGGCGGCGAGGCCATCACCCTGGATCAGCTTGCTCTGCGTGCCCCTACCGGCAGCAACACTCTGATTCTCCGTGGACCCAAGAACTCTCGTGAGGCTGTCAAGCACTTTGGCATGGGTCctcacaagaacaag AAGCCCCACGTCGTCTCCAAGGGCCGCAAGTTCGAGCGTGCTCGTGGCCGAAGACGCTCTCGCGGTTTCAAGGTCTAA
- a CDS encoding Rossmann-fold NAD(P)(+)-binding protein (similar to Metarhizium acridum CQMa 102 XP_007807136.1), translating to MGANSDERMARIHELELLRQEALHKTDSITRDEEARLLQLRVLTMRDENASLQEKLGQRDFKISTLTRNTDQIRIDLDDSKQTIRSQEARLKKQDLDMTSLKAEIEALNGTMQDSGKAIQEKFSLQRELNRIKPEMEHLQSQLASYQATVAEKNDLRRQVDSLEVELENEKRSRRRLQSKDDDTATAELKSRLETAEKKLAMEKKEREKAKKDHERELAAANTENERLEERITSLKEKSKALQVELKEAKEQLEDVQSELANNKPRPISRGEEKPKKAITLTTGDVGKKRRAPEMNFESITIQTPGNDIVARERPTKKRGADKSAVGAKSAFSITPFLNRNKSLTDDSAQEESSNDVPAEADPDPMSDGPVDQAPPSESEEEEPAPKPKVSFKSAVSFKSPAKPAKTRARQPRATPLGESTPAKANRVVKSRGTPKVKSIPDISVEKSGKPTDDSSATDQENVPVATSKKATAVLQSKALEAEAKTKKKRKLLGAANTTLFDDDDGEVVAQPKPKPVAGKRTRTALGGGVRNAFAAGTSFSPLKRDRRGVNASFLA from the exons ATGGGCGCCAACTCGGACGAG CGCATGGCGCGCATTCACGAACTTGAACTGTTAAGGCAGGAGGCCCTCCACAAGACTGACTCCATCACCCGCGATGAAGAAGCCCGGTTGTTGCAATTACGGGTGTTGACCATGCGAGACGAAAATGCCAGCCTGCAAGAGAAGCTCGGCCAGAGAGACTTCAAGATTAGCACTCTTACCAGAAATACTGATCAAATTCGAATCGACTTGGATGACAGCAAGCAAACAATACGCTCACAGGAGGCGCGATTGAAGAAGCAAGATCTCGACATGACTAGCCTCAAG GCCGAGATTGAAGCACTGAACGGGACAATGCAAGATTCTGGAAAAGCCATTCAGGAAAAGTTCTCGCTGCAAAGGGAGCTGAACCGTATCAAGCCGGAAATGGAACATTTACAATCACAACTCGCAAGCTACCAAGCAACTGTAGCTGAGAAAAACGACCTTCGTCGCCAAGTAGACTCCCTCGAGGTAGAACTCGAAAACGAGAAGCGTTCAAGACGGCGATTACAGTCCAAAGATGACGACACCGCCACTGCTGAGCTAAAGTCTCGACTTGAGACGGCCGAAAAGAAGCTCgcaatggagaagaaggagcGCGAGAAGGCTAAGAAGGATCATGAGCGAGAACTAGCAGCAGCGAATACTGAAAACGAGAGGTTAGAGGAACGTATCACCAGCCTCAAGGAAAAGTCCAAGGCACTGCAAGTCGAGCTTAAGGAAGCTAAGGAGCAGTTGGAAGACGTGCAGTCGGAGcttgccaacaacaaaccaCGTCCTATATCCCGTGGGGAGGAGAAGCCCAAGAAAGCTATCACACTGACAACGGGTGATGTGGGCAAGAAACGCCGTGCACCTGAGATGAACTTTGAGTCGATTACAATCCAGACGCCTGGTAATGACATTGTTGCGCGAGAGAGGCCAACCAAGAAACGAGGGGCAGACAAGTCCGCTGTTGGAGCGAAGTCTGCCTTCTCAATCACACCATTTCTCAATCGGAACAAGTCGTTGACGGATGATTCCGCTCAAGAGGAGTCATCTAACGATGTGCCTGCGGAGGCTGACCCAGATCCAATGTCAGACGGGCCAGTCGATCAAGCACCGCCATCAGAAtcagaggaggaggaaccTGCTCCCAAGCCCAAGGTATCTTTCAAATCAGCCGTCTCGTTCAAATCTCCTGCGAAACCCGCCAAGACGCGCGCAAGACAACCCAGGGCCACGCCTCTGGGCGAATCTACtccagcaaaggcaaaccGCGTCGTGAAATCCCGAGGGACCcccaaagtcaagtcaataccAGATATTTCAGTCGAAAAGTCTGGGAAGCCTACGGATGATTCGAGCGCTACAGACCAGGAGAATGTGCCTGTTGCCACTTCTAAAAAGGCCACCGCCGTTCTGCAGTCTAAGGCGCTAGAGGCAGAGgccaagacgaagaagaagcgcaaaTTATTAGGTGCCGCAAACACGACGTTatttgatgacgatgacggaGAAGTCGTtgcccagccaaagccgAAACCTGTTGCCGGCAAGAGGACACGAACTGCTTTAGGTGGTGGTGTCAGGAACGCATTCGCAGCGGGCACTTCATTTTCTCCTTTAAAAAGGGATAGAAGGGGTGTCAACGCGAGTTTCTTGGCTTAA
- a CDS encoding g-protein beta subunit (similar to Colletotrichum gloeosporioides Nara gc5 XP_007287787.1) yields the protein MLWDLNESKHLYSLNANDEIHALVFSPNRYWLCAATASSIIIFDLEKKSKVDELKPEFTAVGKKSREPECVSLAWSADGQTLFAGYTDNIIRAWGVMSRA from the coding sequence ATGCTCTGGGATCTTAACGAGTCCAAGCACCTGTACtccctcaacgccaacgaCGAGATCCACGCCCTCGTCTTCTCCCCCAACCGATACTGGCTCTGCGCCGCCAccgccagcagcatcatcatcttcgaCCTCGAGAAGAAGTCCAAGGTCGACGAGCTCAAGCCCGAGTTCACTGCCGTCGGCAAGAAGAGCCGAGAGCCCGAGTGTGTCtccctggcctggtctgCCGATGGCCAGACCCTCTTTGCCGGTTACACTGACAACATTATCCGTGCTTGGGGTGTCATGTCGAGGGCATAA